In the genome of Spirochaetia bacterium, one region contains:
- a CDS encoding dihydrodipicolinate synthase family protein, translated as MTKMKGIIVPIVTPFTAENKIDYAVTESLVNYLVEKGVDSLYPCGTTGEMLKLSTQERMDFVEAVIKYAAGRIPVFVQVGTATTEDTITLAKHAVKAGAAGIGVVTPQFLGVNDREMITYFVSVANSVPEDFPVYLYNIPQCAGNDISVSQIEAIVRQAKNVVGIKYSFPDFNRFKDYLTCNNGNFDVVCGPDQLFLPALAMGCKGAVSGCAQCGPEPFVSVYKNFMAGNIEAARKAQQQANELAKIIKAGANMGYFKAAMEYNGLPGSHMRAPALDLTSKEKKDLYADLDVYHAKYGK; from the coding sequence ATGACAAAAATGAAAGGAATCATTGTCCCAATTGTCACTCCTTTTACGGCAGAAAATAAAATTGACTATGCCGTAACGGAGTCTTTAGTAAATTATCTGGTTGAGAAAGGAGTTGACAGCCTGTACCCGTGCGGTACGACCGGCGAAATGCTGAAACTTTCTACTCAGGAGCGAATGGATTTTGTCGAAGCTGTAATAAAGTATGCCGCAGGCCGTATTCCCGTATTTGTACAAGTAGGTACAGCAACAACAGAAGATACCATAACATTGGCAAAACATGCAGTGAAAGCCGGTGCTGCCGGCATAGGTGTCGTAACACCACAGTTCTTAGGTGTCAATGACCGTGAAATGATTACCTACTTTGTATCTGTAGCGAACAGTGTGCCGGAAGATTTTCCCGTCTATCTCTATAATATTCCCCAGTGTGCCGGAAATGATATCTCGGTTTCTCAGATTGAAGCCATAGTCAGGCAAGCAAAGAATGTCGTAGGGATCAAATACAGTTTCCCCGACTTCAACAGGTTCAAGGACTATCTTACCTGTAACAACGGCAATTTCGATGTAGTATGCGGTCCTGACCAGTTGTTCCTTCCAGCCTTGGCCATGGGATGCAAGGGTGCAGTTTCAGGTTGTGCCCAGTGTGGTCCCGAACCCTTTGTATCAGTATACAAGAACTTCATGGCCGGAAACATTGAAGCTGCACGCAAGGCACAGCAGCAGGCCAATGAATTGGCCAAGATAATCAAAGCTGGCGCCAACATGGGTTACTTCAAAGCTGCAATGGAATACAACGGACTGCCGGGATCGCATATGAGAGCTCCTGCGCTGGACCTGACAAGTAAAGAAAAAAAAGATCTCTATGCAGATCTTGATGTATACCATGCAAAGTATGGGAAATAA
- a CDS encoding IclR family transcriptional regulator: protein MVNPNNGNLVPAVDRATDILDYLAKNSKGTIKEIATGLHIPIASATRIIKTLTAKNYLIEHHMTPSSYSLGLKLLMFSQAVYREIDLDSIAKNEMKKLAEETDLVSQLAIYEQGYVMYTQMALPSPTVNVIIAPLRTPLNINTSAGGKAIISQMPDGQMDQVLQNANLKRATRNSITDKDLFKKHLLQCRMQGYATDDEEYSENIGCIAAPIRDHEGVTIAAVGVTGPINIIKEHNAFERIKDLTIETADCISHKLGYVTSK from the coding sequence ATGGTGAATCCAAACAATGGGAATTTAGTACCAGCCGTTGACAGAGCTACAGATATTCTCGACTACTTGGCAAAGAACAGCAAGGGAACAATCAAGGAGATTGCAACCGGTTTACATATACCTATCGCTTCTGCAACTCGCATCATCAAGACTCTGACTGCAAAGAACTATCTGATAGAACATCATATGACACCAAGCAGCTATTCGCTCGGGTTGAAACTATTGATGTTTTCCCAAGCTGTCTACCGTGAAATTGATTTGGACAGCATCGCAAAGAATGAAATGAAAAAATTGGCCGAAGAAACAGACCTGGTCAGTCAGTTGGCAATCTATGAGCAAGGTTATGTCATGTACACCCAGATGGCATTGCCATCCCCCACAGTGAATGTGATAATTGCACCTCTCCGGACTCCATTGAATATCAACACCAGTGCAGGAGGCAAGGCCATCATTTCACAGATGCCGGACGGACAGATGGACCAAGTGCTTCAAAATGCAAATCTGAAACGTGCGACAAGAAACAGCATCACGGACAAGGACCTTTTCAAAAAACATCTGCTTCAATGCCGTATGCAGGGATATGCTACTGATGATGAGGAATATTCAGAGAACATCGGCTGTATTGCGGCTCCTATCCGTGACCATGAAGGCGTTACGATTGCTGCAGTCGGTGTAACAGGTCCGATAAACATCATCAAGGAGCACAATGCATTTGAGAGAATCAAAGATCTTACTATTGAGACTGCTGATTGTATTTCCCATAAGCTGGGATATGTAACATCTAAGTAA
- a CDS encoding aldolase/citrate lyase family protein: MTDLKDKLKHHKLVKGMHTTLSDCSISELCGMVGFDFLWIDTEHAPIDYYTLLTHIIAAHSAGTNSLIRVPWNDPILAKRVIEMGPDGIIFPVVNTAEELDAAMQSTLYPPKGKRGFGPVRAIKYGLQDVDAYVEDVNRKMIRCVQIESAQAVSNLKEMAKNPYVDCFIFGACDLSGSIGELNKVFAPHTQGLIKEAISILKDAGKSIGISTGSDDPEVIRAWHELGINFISAGTDYLHVLSGAQKVFGILDSLE; encoded by the coding sequence ATGACTGATTTAAAAGACAAGCTGAAGCACCACAAATTGGTAAAAGGCATGCATACCACTTTGTCAGATTGCAGCATCTCTGAACTTTGCGGCATGGTCGGGTTCGATTTCCTCTGGATCGATACCGAACATGCTCCAATCGACTACTATACGTTGCTCACGCATATCATCGCAGCACACTCGGCGGGTACCAACTCGCTCATCAGGGTTCCCTGGAATGACCCGATACTCGCAAAAAGAGTCATCGAAATGGGACCAGACGGAATCATCTTTCCCGTGGTGAACACTGCTGAGGAACTGGACGCCGCAATGCAGAGTACCCTGTATCCCCCGAAGGGGAAGAGAGGTTTCGGCCCCGTACGGGCAATCAAATACGGGCTGCAGGACGTAGATGCATATGTCGAGGACGTGAATAGGAAAATGATACGATGTGTCCAGATTGAATCGGCCCAAGCCGTATCCAACCTTAAGGAAATGGCAAAAAATCCCTATGTGGACTGCTTCATCTTCGGAGCCTGTGACCTCTCGGGTTCAATTGGAGAACTGAACAAGGTCTTTGCCCCACATACACAGGGTCTCATTAAAGAAGCCATCTCGATATTGAAGGACGCAGGTAAATCAATCGGTATCTCGACCGGTTCCGACGATCCTGAAGTCATCAGGGCATGGCATGAGCTGGGCATTAACTTCATCAGTGCCGGGACAGACTACCTGCATGTCCTCTCTGGTGCGCAGAAAGTCTTTGGCATCCTGGACAGCCTGGAGTAA
- a CDS encoding tripartite tricarboxylate transporter permease, whose product MDILLSSLHSVLNLGVLFYTLIGIFLGMFIGALPGLSATMGVAILLPLTFWIDPRYGLGMLFGIYCAAIYAGGVSAILLGVPGTPASIASTFDGTKIAKGGRPSLALWINTVYSALGGIFGVILLCIASFPIARFALKFGPPEYAMTALFGLSMMVAVSGKSIPKGLMVGFIGLGLAMFGMDPISGVKRYTFGNYYLLDGFSFVPIMIGLFGIGECLNQISQTPVLKVGKKYRGEEIGREAFSDFMAEAKDAKKRMTLKEMWKTKWAFLFSSLVSVFVGAIPGTGGDIASIITWTQCKNFSEDKDRYGEGSEEALAVTCASNNACIGGAMTTMLTLGIPGDSVTAILIGALMMYNYTPGPLLFSEHIDMVWVIFILLFICNLFILVFGNVGSKLFVKFTKLPRSWISTTIIIFSLVGSYAIQNSVFDVIVCLCAGLFGFAMAKADFPSGPIVLALILGEMIESNFIRSMMLPQGTYLTFFIRPISLTLIILIILSLASPAILKVAKREKERKQ is encoded by the coding sequence ATGGATATATTGTTAAGTTCACTGCATTCAGTCTTAAATCTTGGCGTATTGTTCTATACGCTCATAGGTATTTTCCTAGGCATGTTCATCGGTGCATTGCCTGGTCTGTCGGCAACGATGGGAGTAGCTATCTTGCTACCACTGACGTTCTGGATTGATCCCAGATATGGCCTAGGCATGCTGTTCGGCATCTACTGTGCAGCAATCTATGCCGGTGGCGTCTCGGCAATCCTGCTCGGAGTCCCCGGTACGCCGGCTTCAATCGCATCCACGTTTGATGGAACGAAGATTGCAAAGGGCGGAAGGCCGTCTCTAGCCTTGTGGATCAATACCGTCTACTCAGCCCTAGGTGGTATCTTCGGCGTCATACTGCTGTGCATCGCCTCCTTCCCGATTGCACGCTTTGCACTCAAGTTCGGACCTCCTGAATACGCAATGACGGCCCTATTCGGCCTGTCAATGATGGTTGCAGTCTCAGGGAAAAGCATTCCGAAGGGCCTGATGGTCGGCTTCATAGGCCTGGGCCTTGCGATGTTCGGCATGGATCCCATCTCAGGAGTGAAGCGCTATACCTTCGGCAACTATTACCTGCTTGATGGTTTCTCGTTCGTTCCCATCATGATCGGGCTGTTCGGTATCGGGGAATGTCTGAACCAAATCTCACAGACGCCCGTGCTGAAGGTCGGAAAGAAGTACAGAGGAGAAGAAATAGGCAGGGAAGCTTTCTCTGATTTCATGGCAGAAGCGAAGGATGCAAAGAAAAGAATGACGTTGAAAGAAATGTGGAAAACAAAATGGGCATTCTTGTTTTCTTCGCTCGTCAGCGTCTTTGTCGGAGCAATACCGGGAACCGGCGGTGACATTGCGTCAATCATCACATGGACGCAATGCAAGAACTTCTCCGAGGACAAGGACAGGTACGGGGAAGGTTCGGAAGAAGCCTTGGCCGTAACATGTGCATCGAACAATGCCTGCATAGGCGGTGCGATGACCACGATGCTGACCCTGGGGATCCCGGGAGACTCTGTCACCGCAATACTGATCGGAGCACTGATGATGTACAACTATACCCCGGGGCCGCTGCTCTTCTCAGAACATATTGACATGGTATGGGTAATCTTCATTCTCCTTTTCATCTGCAACCTCTTTATCCTGGTGTTTGGCAACGTCGGATCGAAGCTGTTCGTCAAATTCACCAAACTTCCCAGGTCATGGATTTCGACGACGATCATCATCTTTTCTCTAGTGGGGTCCTATGCAATCCAGAACAGTGTCTTCGATGTCATCGTCTGTCTGTGCGCAGGGCTGTTCGGTTTCGCGATGGCAAAGGCGGATTTCCCTTCGGGGCCAATCGTCCTAGCCCTCATCCTAGGTGAGATGATTGAATCGAACTTCATCCGGTCGATGATGCTCCCTCAGGGGACCTACCTGACGTTCTTCATACGGCCGATCTCCCTGACACTGATCATACTGATCATACTGTCACTTGCAAGCCCGGCGATACTCAAGGTAGCAAAACGGGAAAAGGAACGGAAACAATAG
- a CDS encoding PAM68 family protein yields MISEMIVCIISLLFSIFLFYFARFFPTSQNPDIPSAAFFPFIISTLLFGLSVLNIAKGILSAYKGKKDGTYVKEVFQKGKVIQIVMIVLFLFLYVILWYLHVGTFILNSIVVFVPVCMLMSNEKAWWQNALFAIFLVLFIYVLFSFLLRVRLW; encoded by the coding sequence ATGATTTCTGAAATGATCGTCTGCATCATCAGCCTGCTGTTCAGCATCTTCCTCTTCTATTTCGCGCGGTTCTTCCCGACTTCCCAGAACCCGGACATCCCCAGCGCAGCCTTCTTCCCCTTCATCATCAGCACGCTTCTGTTCGGACTGAGCGTCTTGAACATAGCGAAGGGAATACTGTCGGCATATAAAGGAAAAAAGGATGGTACCTATGTCAAGGAAGTATTCCAAAAAGGAAAAGTCATCCAGATCGTGATGATCGTCCTGTTTCTTTTCCTCTATGTCATTCTTTGGTACTTGCACGTAGGGACATTCATACTGAATTCCATCGTCGTGTTTGTTCCTGTCTGCATGTTGATGAGCAACGAAAAAGCCTGGTGGCAGAATGCTTTGTTTGCAATCTTCCTCGTACTTTTCATTTACGTGCTGTTTTCGTTCCTGCTGAGAGTCCGTCTCTGGTAA
- a CDS encoding tripartite tricarboxylate transporter substrate binding protein produces MRKKQLLILTALVCAGAMASVSAQGQSEGKFPTKQISIICQASAGGSSDLNCRSIAPGIQDALGVPVTVTNKPGAGGGIGITYGAKATPDGYTITHLPVDVAQLKPAGNADVTPDDFRFLCRVAYHPAAIAVRADSQYKDFSQFINAVKVNPGKISLGNSGIGAIWHLSACQFEQATDVKFSNIPFEGAAPAITALMGGHIDAVVCSPVEVRAQVQSGDLRLLTVFDDERFPLFPDVPTAKELGYDVSVLCWLGFGVPKDTPDDIFNILEAAIKKSYEGETYQKMLQTSGLKPGWLGPEDAQKFAEQEYKKYSQLIPKVLNVSK; encoded by the coding sequence ATGAGAAAGAAACAATTGTTGATCCTGACGGCATTGGTCTGTGCCGGTGCCATGGCATCCGTTTCCGCACAGGGACAGAGCGAGGGCAAGTTCCCGACGAAGCAGATTTCAATCATCTGCCAGGCAAGTGCCGGCGGATCCTCCGACCTGAATTGCAGGTCTATTGCACCTGGTATCCAAGATGCCCTGGGGGTCCCTGTCACGGTGACGAACAAACCCGGTGCCGGAGGCGGCATCGGCATTACCTACGGGGCAAAGGCCACTCCAGACGGTTATACGATCACACACCTACCCGTCGACGTAGCACAGCTCAAGCCGGCCGGCAATGCGGATGTGACCCCTGACGACTTCAGATTCCTATGCAGGGTGGCCTACCATCCGGCAGCAATTGCAGTCCGTGCCGACTCGCAGTACAAGGACTTCAGCCAATTCATCAATGCCGTCAAGGTAAACCCCGGCAAGATTTCCCTAGGGAACTCGGGCATCGGGGCCATCTGGCACCTGTCCGCCTGCCAGTTCGAGCAGGCCACCGACGTCAAGTTCAGCAACATTCCTTTCGAAGGTGCTGCCCCGGCCATCACTGCGCTGATGGGCGGACATATCGATGCAGTAGTCTGTTCCCCTGTGGAAGTACGTGCACAGGTACAGAGCGGAGACCTGCGGTTGCTGACAGTCTTCGACGATGAAAGGTTCCCGCTTTTCCCGGATGTACCTACGGCAAAGGAACTGGGGTACGATGTCTCCGTACTTTGCTGGCTGGGCTTCGGTGTCCCTAAGGATACGCCGGATGATATCTTCAATATTCTGGAAGCAGCAATCAAGAAGTCATACGAAGGCGAAACCTATCAGAAAATGCTACAGACAAGCGGGCTGAAGCCCGGATGGCTCGGACCCGAGGATGCGCAGAAATTCGCAGAACAGGAATATAAGAAATACAGCCAGCTGATTCCCAAAGTCCTGAATGTTTCCAAATAA
- a CDS encoding L-fucose/L-arabinose isomerase family protein, translating to MRLLQSLPRIGIVGFSDGDPDVHEEIKIFVQKQIDEISKEVKRRADIELIEASSLVSSAAQAKEMAQELSSQGIDGIIFSYGVFSYPNFSAIAAEFSSCPILLVANLSPDWPGMVALLASGGALNQLGITHFRVTGNIHEDAVYDRLLLFARCAHTVSALKGMTYGLIGGRSLGMYSATVSMQDWQRIFGVDIEHIDQLEIIRRAQTIPADQVEKGFKWLTDNCKDIKYDGSQLTEDKLKMQIRCYEATKQLVSDYHLNFVGVKCHYELSRHYCTQCLSAAFLNDPYDWDGPKEPTVFACEADSDAALTMQILKLLTDKPVVFMDVRHWDAKNQVMVFCNCGSESTYYATGEDDYKANLAHVTLYPALHIYAGGGCHVNFMTHPGQATVARLCRDDKGYRMVMFKAEFVKLPDETMKETNEEWPHVFAKLPFDHEIFLDRFDANHCHAVYGDHIEELKMICKMLKIEVDEYK from the coding sequence ATGCGATTGTTACAATCTTTGCCAAGAATTGGGATTGTCGGTTTTTCGGACGGAGATCCGGATGTACATGAAGAGATCAAGATATTTGTACAAAAACAAATTGATGAGATTTCCAAAGAAGTGAAACGTCGGGCCGATATAGAGCTGATTGAAGCTTCTTCGTTGGTTTCTTCTGCTGCACAGGCAAAGGAAATGGCACAGGAATTGTCGAGCCAAGGGATTGATGGGATAATATTTTCCTATGGCGTGTTCAGTTATCCGAATTTTTCAGCGATAGCTGCAGAATTTTCTTCATGCCCCATACTGCTTGTTGCCAATTTGAGTCCGGATTGGCCGGGAATGGTTGCCCTTCTGGCAAGTGGCGGAGCTTTGAACCAGTTGGGAATAACGCATTTCCGTGTGACAGGCAATATCCATGAGGATGCCGTGTATGACAGACTGTTGCTTTTTGCAAGATGTGCCCATACGGTTTCTGCCCTCAAGGGAATGACTTATGGATTGATCGGCGGTCGTTCCCTGGGTATGTACAGTGCAACGGTGAGCATGCAGGATTGGCAGCGTATCTTCGGGGTTGATATCGAACATATTGACCAGTTGGAAATCATCCGACGGGCCCAGACGATTCCTGCTGACCAAGTCGAGAAAGGTTTCAAGTGGCTCACGGACAATTGCAAGGATATCAAATACGATGGAAGCCAGTTGACGGAAGACAAATTAAAGATGCAGATTCGCTGCTATGAAGCGACCAAGCAGTTGGTTTCGGACTACCATCTGAATTTTGTCGGTGTCAAATGCCATTACGAACTCAGTCGCCATTACTGCACGCAATGTTTAAGTGCGGCATTTCTCAACGATCCATATGATTGGGATGGTCCTAAGGAGCCAACTGTATTTGCCTGTGAAGCCGATTCCGATGCTGCTTTGACGATGCAGATCCTCAAATTGTTGACTGACAAACCTGTTGTATTTATGGATGTACGGCATTGGGATGCCAAGAATCAGGTCATGGTCTTCTGCAACTGTGGTTCAGAGTCTACATACTATGCAACCGGTGAAGATGATTACAAGGCAAATCTTGCCCATGTGACGCTCTATCCAGCCTTGCATATCTATGCCGGTGGCGGTTGCCATGTAAATTTCATGACACATCCGGGACAGGCTACCGTTGCACGCTTGTGTAGGGATGACAAAGGCTATCGGATGGTCATGTTCAAGGCAGAGTTTGTAAAACTTCCTGATGAAACGATGAAGGAGACCAATGAAGAATGGCCTCATGTCTTTGCAAAACTTCCGTTTGACCATGAAATTTTCCTTGACCGATTCGATGCGAATCATTGTCATGCTGTCTATGGTGATCATATTGAGGAACTCAAGATGATCTGCAAGATGCTGAAAATCGAAGTTGATGAATACAAATAA
- a CDS encoding RpiB/LacA/LacB family sugar-phosphate isomerase, giving the protein MKVAIGSDEAGFDLKTILVSYLTQEGYAVDDVGTYSKDPVLYPDIALKVATAIREQRDERGILICGTGIGMAMTANKVPGIRAAQAHDTYSAERARKSNDAQIITMGARVIGPEVAKAVALQFLRSEGLKESSKAKVERMCEIERSFGTERKGA; this is encoded by the coding sequence ATGAAAGTTGCAATTGGAAGCGATGAAGCCGGCTTTGATCTGAAAACGATTCTGGTAAGCTACCTCACGCAGGAAGGATATGCGGTAGATGATGTCGGGACCTATTCCAAGGATCCGGTCCTGTACCCTGACATAGCCCTGAAGGTGGCGACGGCGATACGGGAGCAGAGGGACGAGCGCGGCATCCTGATCTGCGGTACGGGCATCGGCATGGCGATGACGGCCAACAAGGTGCCGGGGATCAGGGCGGCGCAGGCCCATGACACGTACTCGGCCGAGCGTGCGAGGAAGAGCAACGACGCGCAGATCATCACCATGGGGGCACGGGTGATCGGGCCGGAGGTGGCCAAGGCAGTGGCGCTGCAGTTCCTCAGGAGTGAGGGGCTGAAGGAGAGCTCGAAGGCGAAGGTGGAGAGGATGTGCGAGATAGAACGTTCCTTCGGGACGGAGAGGAAAGGAGCCTAG
- a CDS encoding dihydroxyacetone kinase subunit DhaK yields MQRIINDPDMVVEDMLRGFVEAHGDKVAATGDPRVLKYKGAPKKGKVGIVTGGGSGHKPAFIGYLGRNLVDAAAVGEIFSSPTAKAFHDAFRGAGVACLYGNYAGDNMNVRMAVELAEDDGLEVRTVVANDDVASAPKEEREKRRGVAGEVLMWKAAGAKAALGGTLDEVVAVAQKAIGNTRSVGIGLTSCTIPAVGHPNFHIAEGKMEVGIGHHGEPGIRVMDLASADEMARMAVDIVVPDLPFVAGDEVVVLVSGLGATPVMELYIFYGEVARLLEERGIQVHYRYVGNYFTSLDMMGVTLTVMRLDGELEPLMDMECESMGLTQFRVGKE; encoded by the coding sequence ATGCAGAGGATAATCAACGACCCGGACATGGTGGTCGAGGACATGCTGAGGGGGTTCGTGGAGGCCCACGGGGACAAGGTGGCTGCGACGGGGGACCCGCGGGTGCTGAAGTACAAGGGAGCCCCGAAGAAGGGGAAGGTCGGCATAGTGACGGGCGGGGGCTCGGGGCACAAGCCTGCATTCATCGGTTACCTAGGCAGGAACCTGGTGGATGCGGCCGCGGTGGGTGAGATCTTTTCCTCGCCGACGGCGAAGGCGTTCCATGATGCCTTCCGGGGAGCCGGTGTTGCCTGCCTGTACGGCAACTATGCCGGTGACAACATGAACGTGAGGATGGCCGTGGAGCTTGCCGAGGACGATGGGCTTGAAGTACGGACGGTGGTAGCCAACGACGACGTGGCAAGCGCGCCGAAGGAAGAGCGGGAGAAGCGCCGCGGCGTGGCCGGCGAGGTGCTCATGTGGAAGGCCGCAGGGGCGAAGGCCGCATTGGGCGGCACGCTGGACGAGGTGGTCGCGGTGGCACAGAAGGCCATCGGCAATACGCGGAGCGTGGGCATCGGGCTCACCTCCTGCACGATACCTGCTGTGGGGCATCCGAACTTCCACATAGCCGAAGGGAAGATGGAGGTCGGCATCGGACACCACGGGGAGCCCGGCATCAGGGTCATGGACCTGGCCAGCGCGGACGAGATGGCAAGGATGGCGGTGGACATCGTGGTGCCGGACCTGCCGTTCGTGGCAGGCGACGAGGTCGTGGTGCTGGTCTCGGGGCTTGGTGCGACACCGGTGATGGAGCTGTACATCTTCTACGGCGAGGTAGCCCGGCTGTTGGAGGAGAGGGGGATACAGGTCCACTACCGGTACGTGGGCAACTACTTCACGTCGCTGGACATGATGGGGGTGACGCTGACGGTGATGCGGCTTGACGGTGAGCTGGAGCCGCTGATGGACATGGAATGCGAGTCGATGGGGCTGACCCAGTTCAGGGTCGGGAAGGAATAG
- the dhaL gene encoding dihydroxyacetone kinase subunit L — MEAFKDSEGKVVVEDLIRCIRENREYLSEVDGLIGDGDHGINMSKGFTLCGKELEGKDVGLCEGLQVLGTVLLTEIGGSMGPLYGSFFRGMAKACRGKELIDGQVMGEMLQAAEEKVSALGNAKVGDKTLMDALVPAVEAYRESMAAGKDMSESLAAMKEAAAKGRDSTKDLVAKVGRAARLGERSRGVLDAGATSCALILGAMADSVNRLLGRQ, encoded by the coding sequence ATGGAAGCATTCAAAGACAGTGAAGGCAAGGTGGTCGTGGAGGACCTGATCCGGTGCATCAGGGAGAACCGGGAGTACCTGAGCGAGGTCGACGGGCTGATAGGTGACGGCGACCACGGGATAAACATGAGCAAGGGCTTCACGCTGTGCGGGAAGGAACTGGAAGGCAAGGACGTGGGGCTGTGCGAGGGCCTGCAGGTGCTGGGCACGGTGCTGCTGACGGAGATAGGCGGCTCGATGGGTCCGCTGTACGGCTCCTTCTTCCGGGGGATGGCGAAGGCCTGCAGGGGGAAGGAGCTGATAGACGGCCAGGTGATGGGAGAGATGCTGCAGGCGGCAGAGGAGAAGGTGTCTGCCCTCGGGAACGCGAAGGTAGGGGACAAGACGCTGATGGATGCCCTGGTGCCTGCTGTGGAGGCCTACAGGGAGAGCATGGCTGCAGGTAAGGATATGAGTGAAAGCCTTGCAGCGATGAAGGAGGCTGCGGCGAAGGGGCGTGACAGCACGAAGGACCTGGTGGCGAAGGTCGGCAGGGCTGCACGGCTGGGAGAGCGCTCGCGTGGCGTGCTGGATGCGGGTGCGACGTCCTGTGCACTGATACTGGGGGCGATGGCAGATTCGGTCAACAGGCTGCTTGGACGGCAGTGA
- a CDS encoding GNAT family N-acetyltransferase: MSLTFRYAQESDTALILQFIKDLAEYEKMLDEVVATEYVLRDWLFEKKKAEVIFAVVDGTEVGFALFFHNFSTFLGRAGIYLEDLYVKPAYRGCGYGKSILKKLAQIAVERGCGRLEWWCLDWNKPSIDFYLSLGAEPMKDWTVYRIAGTTLKDLADK, encoded by the coding sequence ATGAGTTTGACTTTTAGATATGCACAAGAATCTGATACCGCATTGATCCTACAGTTCATCAAGGATTTGGCTGAGTATGAAAAAATGCTTGATGAGGTAGTTGCCACTGAATATGTATTGCGGGATTGGCTGTTTGAAAAGAAAAAGGCAGAAGTCATATTTGCAGTAGTTGATGGAACAGAAGTCGGGTTTGCATTGTTCTTCCATAATTTTTCTACCTTTTTAGGCAGAGCAGGCATCTATCTTGAGGATCTGTATGTAAAACCAGCATATAGGGGTTGTGGATATGGAAAATCTATTTTGAAGAAGCTTGCCCAGATTGCTGTCGAACGCGGATGTGGCAGGCTTGAATGGTGGTGTTTGGATTGGAACAAACCGAGCATAGATTTCTATTTGTCTTTGGGTGCTGAACCGATGAAAGACTGGACGGTCTATAGGATTGCCGGTACTACACTAAAAGATCTGGCTGACAAGTAA